A region of Saimiri boliviensis isolate mSaiBol1 chromosome 8, mSaiBol1.pri, whole genome shotgun sequence DNA encodes the following proteins:
- the PPM1M gene encoding protein phosphatase 1M isoform X3 — MQRNLNSMRIKPPVGSCASGDFLTGHYWALFDGHGGPAAAILAANTLHSCLRRQLEAVVEGLVATQPPMHLSGRCICPSDPQFVEEKGIKAEDLVIGALESAFQECDEVIGRELEASGQVGGCTALVAVSLQGKLYVANAGDSRAILVRRDEIRPLSSELTPETERQRIQQLAFVYPELLAGEFTRLEFPRRLKGDDLGQKVLFRDHHMRGWSYKRVDKSDLKYPLIHGQGRQARLLGTLAVSRGLGDHQLRVLDTNIQLKPFLLSVPQVTVLDVDQLELQEDDVVVMATDGLWDVLSNEQVAWLVRSFLPGNQEDPHRFLKLAQMLIHSTQGKEDGLTGEGQVSYDDVSVFVIPLHSQGQDSNGP; from the exons ATGCAGAGAAATCTGAATTCAATGAGGATCAAGCCGCCTGTGGGAAGCTGTGCATCCGGAGAT TTCCTGACGGGCCATTACTGGGCACTGTTTGATGGGCACGGAGGTCCTGCAGCAGCCATCTTGGCTGCCAACACCCTGCACTCCTGCTTGCGCCGGCAGCTGGAGGCTGTTGTAGAGGGCTTGGTAGCCACTCAGCCCCCCATGCACCTCAGTGGCCGCTGCATCTGCCCCAGTGACCCCCAGTTTGTGGAGGAAAAGGGCATCAAGGCAGAAGACTTGGTGATCGGGGCATTGGAGAGTGCCTTTCAggaatgt GATGAGGTGATCGGGCGGGAGCTGGAGGCCTCAGGCCAGGTAGGCGGCTGCACAGCCCTGGTGGCTGTGTCCCTGCAGGGAAAGCTGTACGTGGCCAATGCTGGGGATAGCAG GGCCATCTTGGTGCGGAGAGATGAGATACGGCCACTGAGCTCCGAGTTGACCCCAGAGACCGAGCGGCAGCGGATCCAGCAGCTG gccttTGTCTACCCGGAGCTTCTGGCTGGCGAGTTCACCCGACTGGAGTTCCCTCGGCGGCTGAAGGGGGATGACCTGGGACAGAAGGTTTTGTTCAGGGATCACCACATGAGGGGCTG GAGCTACAAACGTGTGGACAAATCGGATCTCAAGTACCCACTGATCCATGGACAGGGTAGGCAG GCTCGGTTACTAGGAACACTGGCTGTCTCCCGGGGCTTGGGAGACCATCAGCTCAGAGTCCTGGACACAAACATCCAGCTCAAGCCTTTCTTGCTGTCTGTCCCACAG GTGACTGTGCTGGATGTGGACCAGCTGGAGCTACAGGAGGATGATGTGGTTGTCATGGCGACTGATGGACTCTGGGATGTCCTGTCCAATGAGCAAGTGGCATGGCTGGTGCGGAGCTTCCTCCCTGGGAACCAAGAGGACCCACACAG GTTCTTGAAGCTGGCCCAGATGCTGATACACAGCACACAGGGGAAGGAAGACGGTCTCACAGGGGAAGGGCAGGTGTCCTACGATGATGTCTCTGTGTTCGTGATTCCCTTGCACAGTCAGGGCCAAGACAGCAATGGCCCCTGA
- the LOC101052925 gene encoding twinfilin-2 isoform X2, giving the protein MAHQTGIHATEELKEFFAKARAGSVRLIKVVIEDEQLVLGASQEPVGRWDQDYDRAVLPLLDAQQPCYLLYRLDSQNAQGFEWLFLAWSPDNSPVRLKMLYAATRATVKKEFGGGHIKDELFGTVKDDLSFAGYQKHLSSCAAPAPLTSAERELQQIRINEVKTEISVESKHQTLQGLAFPLQPQAQRALQQLKQKMVNYIQLKLDLERETIGLVHTEPTDVAQLPSRVPRDAARYHFFLYKHTHEGDPLESVVFIYSMPGYKCSIKERMLYSSCKSRLLDSVEQDFHLEIAKKIEIGDGAELTAEFLYDEVHPKQHAFKQAFAKPKGPGGKRGHKRLIRGPGENGDDS; this is encoded by the exons ATGGCGCACCAGACGGGCATCCACG CCACAGAAGAGCTGAAGGAATTCTTTGCCAAGGCACGGGCTGGCTCTGTGCGGCTCATCAAGGTTGTCATTGAGGATG AGCAGCTCGTGCTGGGTGCCTCGCAGGAGCCGGTGGGCCGCTGGGACCAGGACTATGACAGGGCTGTGCTGCCACTGCTGGACGCCCAGCAGCCCTGCTACCTGCTCTACCGCCTCGACTCCCAGAATGCTCAGGGCTTTGAATGGCTCTTCCTCGCGTGGTCACCTGATAACTCCCCC GTGCGGCTGAAGATGCTGTACGCAGCCACACGGGCTACAGTGAAAAAGGAGTTTGGAGGTGGCCACATCAAGGATGAGCTCTTTGGGACTGTGAAG GATGACCTCTCTTTTGCTGGGTACCAGAAACACCTGTCATCCTGTGCAGCACCTGCCCCACTGACCTCAGCCGAGAGAGAGCTTCAGCAGATCCGCATCAATGAG GTGAAGACGGAGATCAGCGTGGAAAGCAAGCACCAGACCCTGCAGGGCCTCGCCTTCCCcctgcagccccaggcccagcGGGCACTCCAGCAGCTCAAGCAGAAGATGGTCAACTACATCCAGCTG AAGCTGGACCTGGAGCGGGAGACCATTGGGCTGGTGCACACAGAGCCCACGGATGTAGCCCAGCTGCCCTCCCGGGTGCCCCGAGATGCTGCCCGCTACCACTTCTTCCTCTACAAGCACACCCATGAGGGTGACCCCCTCGAGTCTGTGG TGTTCATCTACTCCATGCCGGGGTACAAGTGCAGCATCAAGGAGCGCATGCTCTACTCCAGCTGCAAGAGCCGCCTCCTCGACTCCGTGGAGCAGGACTTCCATCTGGAGATCGCCAAGAAA ATTGAGATTGGCGATGGGGCAGAGCTGACGGCAGAGTTCCTCTACGACGAGGTGCACCCCAAGCAACATGCCTTCAAGCAGGCCTTTGCCAAGCCCAAGGGCCCAGGGGGCAAGCGGGGCCACAAGCGCCTCATCCGCGGCCCCGGGGAGAACGGGGATGACAGCTag
- the PPM1M gene encoding protein phosphatase 1M isoform X2, producing the protein MSAGWFRRRFLPGEPLPAPRPPGPRASPVPYQRPRFLRGSGSSPGAADASRRPDSRPVRSPARGRALPWNAGYAEIINAEKSEFNEDQAACGKLCIRRCEFGAEEEWLTLCPEEFLTGHYWALFDGHGGPAAAILAANTLHSCLRRQLEAVVEGLVATQPPMHLSGRCICPSDPQFVEEKGIKAEDLVIGALESAFQECDEVIGRELEASGQVGGCTALVAVSLQGKLYVANAGDSRAILVRRDEIRPLSSELTPETERQRIQQLAFVYPELLAGEFTRLEFPRRLKGDDLGQKVLFRDHHMRGWSYKRVDKSDLKYPLIHGQGRQARLLGTLAVSRGLGDHQLRVLDTNIQLKPFLLSVPQVTVLDVDQLELQEDDVVVMATDGLWDVLSNEQVAWLVRSFLPGNQEDPHSLSAGWSSQVLEAGPDADTQHTGEGRRSHRGRAGVLR; encoded by the exons ATGTCCGCCGGCTGGTTCCGGCGCCGCTTCCTGCCAGGGGAGCCGCTCCCCGCGCCGCGGCCGCCAGGGCCGCGTGCCAGCCCAGTCCCCTATCAGCGGCCCCGCTTCCTGCGCGGCTCCGGCTCCAGCCCCGGCGCGGCAGACGCTTCGCGCCGCCCAGACTCCCGGCCCGTGCGCAGCCCCGCGCGAGGACGCGCACTACCTTGGAACGCAGGCTACGCCGA GATTATCAATGCAGAGAAATCTGAATTCAATGAGGATCAAGCCGCCTGTGGGAAGCTGTGCATCCGGAGATGTGAGTTTGGGGCTGAAGAAGAGTGGCTGACCCTGTGTCCAGAGGAA TTCCTGACGGGCCATTACTGGGCACTGTTTGATGGGCACGGAGGTCCTGCAGCAGCCATCTTGGCTGCCAACACCCTGCACTCCTGCTTGCGCCGGCAGCTGGAGGCTGTTGTAGAGGGCTTGGTAGCCACTCAGCCCCCCATGCACCTCAGTGGCCGCTGCATCTGCCCCAGTGACCCCCAGTTTGTGGAGGAAAAGGGCATCAAGGCAGAAGACTTGGTGATCGGGGCATTGGAGAGTGCCTTTCAggaatgt GATGAGGTGATCGGGCGGGAGCTGGAGGCCTCAGGCCAGGTAGGCGGCTGCACAGCCCTGGTGGCTGTGTCCCTGCAGGGAAAGCTGTACGTGGCCAATGCTGGGGATAGCAG GGCCATCTTGGTGCGGAGAGATGAGATACGGCCACTGAGCTCCGAGTTGACCCCAGAGACCGAGCGGCAGCGGATCCAGCAGCTG gccttTGTCTACCCGGAGCTTCTGGCTGGCGAGTTCACCCGACTGGAGTTCCCTCGGCGGCTGAAGGGGGATGACCTGGGACAGAAGGTTTTGTTCAGGGATCACCACATGAGGGGCTG GAGCTACAAACGTGTGGACAAATCGGATCTCAAGTACCCACTGATCCATGGACAGGGTAGGCAG GCTCGGTTACTAGGAACACTGGCTGTCTCCCGGGGCTTGGGAGACCATCAGCTCAGAGTCCTGGACACAAACATCCAGCTCAAGCCTTTCTTGCTGTCTGTCCCACAG GTGACTGTGCTGGATGTGGACCAGCTGGAGCTACAGGAGGATGATGTGGTTGTCATGGCGACTGATGGACTCTGGGATGTCCTGTCCAATGAGCAAGTGGCATGGCTGGTGCGGAGCTTCCTCCCTGGGAACCAAGAGGACCCACACAG TCTATCTGCAGGATGGTCTTCACAGGTTCTTGAAGCTGGCCCAGATGCTGATACACAGCACACAGGGGAAGGAAGACGGTCTCACAGGGGAAGGGCAGGTGTCCTACGATGA
- the PPM1M gene encoding protein phosphatase 1M isoform X1, with translation MSAGWFRRRFLPGEPLPAPRPPGPRASPVPYQRPRFLRGSGSSPGAADASRRPDSRPVRSPARGRALPWNAGYAEIINAEKSEFNEDQAACGKLCIRRCEFGAEEEWLTLCPEEFLTGHYWALFDGHGGPAAAILAANTLHSCLRRQLEAVVEGLVATQPPMHLSGRCICPSDPQFVEEKGIKAEDLVIGALESAFQECDEVIGRELEASGQVGGCTALVAVSLQGKLYVANAGDSRAILVRRDEIRPLSSELTPETERQRIQQLAFVYPELLAGEFTRLEFPRRLKGDDLGQKVLFRDHHMRGWSYKRVDKSDLKYPLIHGQGRQARLLGTLAVSRGLGDHQLRVLDTNIQLKPFLLSVPQVTVLDVDQLELQEDDVVVMATDGLWDVLSNEQVAWLVRSFLPGNQEDPHRFLKLAQMLIHSTQGKEDGLTGEGQVSYDDVSVFVIPLHSQGQDSNGP, from the exons ATGTCCGCCGGCTGGTTCCGGCGCCGCTTCCTGCCAGGGGAGCCGCTCCCCGCGCCGCGGCCGCCAGGGCCGCGTGCCAGCCCAGTCCCCTATCAGCGGCCCCGCTTCCTGCGCGGCTCCGGCTCCAGCCCCGGCGCGGCAGACGCTTCGCGCCGCCCAGACTCCCGGCCCGTGCGCAGCCCCGCGCGAGGACGCGCACTACCTTGGAACGCAGGCTACGCCGA GATTATCAATGCAGAGAAATCTGAATTCAATGAGGATCAAGCCGCCTGTGGGAAGCTGTGCATCCGGAGATGTGAGTTTGGGGCTGAAGAAGAGTGGCTGACCCTGTGTCCAGAGGAA TTCCTGACGGGCCATTACTGGGCACTGTTTGATGGGCACGGAGGTCCTGCAGCAGCCATCTTGGCTGCCAACACCCTGCACTCCTGCTTGCGCCGGCAGCTGGAGGCTGTTGTAGAGGGCTTGGTAGCCACTCAGCCCCCCATGCACCTCAGTGGCCGCTGCATCTGCCCCAGTGACCCCCAGTTTGTGGAGGAAAAGGGCATCAAGGCAGAAGACTTGGTGATCGGGGCATTGGAGAGTGCCTTTCAggaatgt GATGAGGTGATCGGGCGGGAGCTGGAGGCCTCAGGCCAGGTAGGCGGCTGCACAGCCCTGGTGGCTGTGTCCCTGCAGGGAAAGCTGTACGTGGCCAATGCTGGGGATAGCAG GGCCATCTTGGTGCGGAGAGATGAGATACGGCCACTGAGCTCCGAGTTGACCCCAGAGACCGAGCGGCAGCGGATCCAGCAGCTG gccttTGTCTACCCGGAGCTTCTGGCTGGCGAGTTCACCCGACTGGAGTTCCCTCGGCGGCTGAAGGGGGATGACCTGGGACAGAAGGTTTTGTTCAGGGATCACCACATGAGGGGCTG GAGCTACAAACGTGTGGACAAATCGGATCTCAAGTACCCACTGATCCATGGACAGGGTAGGCAG GCTCGGTTACTAGGAACACTGGCTGTCTCCCGGGGCTTGGGAGACCATCAGCTCAGAGTCCTGGACACAAACATCCAGCTCAAGCCTTTCTTGCTGTCTGTCCCACAG GTGACTGTGCTGGATGTGGACCAGCTGGAGCTACAGGAGGATGATGTGGTTGTCATGGCGACTGATGGACTCTGGGATGTCCTGTCCAATGAGCAAGTGGCATGGCTGGTGCGGAGCTTCCTCCCTGGGAACCAAGAGGACCCACACAG GTTCTTGAAGCTGGCCCAGATGCTGATACACAGCACACAGGGGAAGGAAGACGGTCTCACAGGGGAAGGGCAGGTGTCCTACGATGATGTCTCTGTGTTCGTGATTCCCTTGCACAGTCAGGGCCAAGACAGCAATGGCCCCTGA